From Carettochelys insculpta isolate YL-2023 chromosome 8, ASM3395843v1, whole genome shotgun sequence, a single genomic window includes:
- the GPR39 gene encoding G-protein coupled receptor 39 isoform X2, with protein sequence MAQQNGQANCSEVIDHSHLTEFEVNLWLKITLALVYVSIFVAGLLGNSVTIQTTKVLQKKGYLQKAVTDHMVSLACSDLLVILLGMPVEFLSMIWMPFSAPNGNVACKVYWFLFEACSYATILHVATLSFERYVAICHPFKFKSASGPHKVKILITFVWVVSIMVALPLLFAMGTEYPLQAVQGHKGVTPCIKPTSRHHWPNLNSNVTVCTNLSYEWRLFQSSIFSAFIVYIVVLVSVAFMCRNMMKALMSFKNGTVTIKGIQCHQEQDLRKNESLEGKNSRKQTIIFLETETRRNLDQKQIKVCLLSP encoded by the coding sequence ATGGCTCAGCAGAATGGCCAGGCCAATTGCTCTGAGGTGATTGATCACAGCCACCTCACAGAGTTTGAGGTCAACCTGTGGCTCAAGATCACTCTGGCCTTGGTCTATGTCTCTATTTTTGTGGCCGGGCTGCTGGGTAATAGTGTCACCATCCAGACCACTAAAGTGCTGCAGAAGAAAGGCTATCTGCAGAAAGCGGTCACAGACCACATGGTGAGCTTGGCCTGTTCTGacctgctggttatcctgctGGGGATGCCTGTGGAGTTCTTAAGCATGATCTGGATGCCCTTCTCTGCGCCTAACGGCAACGTGGCCTGCAAGGTGTACTGGTTCCTCTTCGAGGCCTGCAGCTACGCCACTATACTGCATGTGGCAACGCTCAGTTTTGAGAGGTACGTTGCCATCTGTCATCCCTTCAAGTTCAAATCTGCCTCTGGGCCCCATAAAGTGAAGATACTCATTACCTTTGTCTGGGTCGTTTCCATCATGgtggctctgcccctgctctttgcAATGGGCACTGAATACCCCCTACAAGCCGTTCAGGGTCACAAAGGAGTGACACCCTGCATCAAGCCTACCTCCAGACACCATTGGCCCAACCTGAACAGCAATGTCACTGTCTGCACAAATCTTTCTTACGAGTGGAGACTCTTCCAATCCAGCATCTTCAGCGCCTTCATTGTGTACATTGTGGTGCTGGTATCTGTGGCCTTCATGTGCCGCAACATGATGAAAGCCCTGATGAGCTTCAAGAATGGGACTGTGACAATTAAGGGGATACAATGTCACCAGGAGCAGGATCTAAGGAAAAATGAGAGTTTAGAGGGCAAGAACTCCAGGAAACAGACCATCATCTTCCTAG